A genome region from Manis javanica isolate MJ-LG chromosome 3, MJ_LKY, whole genome shotgun sequence includes the following:
- the VWA5B2 gene encoding von Willebrand factor A domain-containing protein 5B2 isoform X6, whose product MPGLYCPSSWTPLPLTDSWVRACANGPCLSLRARLTYHNPQPQPVDGVFVYPLAEAEVVSGFEAEAAGRRVSFQLQSRRRSQASCCTALGPALGASMPRRCARGHLVLDLAQARSTLVLPTGLIAAAGTMTVTLCSSRELPSRPDGVLRVALPSVLTPLAPPGPPGPPRPPGLCDDRLGLCPTSCFGVGSPQEEGLTWEEPAAPQDVFSGPARCPAPYTFSFEMLVTGPCLLAGLESPSHALRADAPPHASSAATICVTLAEGHRCDRVLEILLHPSEPHQPHLMLEAGSLSSAEYEAQVRARRDFQRLQRRDNDGDQQVWFLQRRFHKDILLNPVLVLSFCPDLSSKPGHLGTATRELLFLLDGSSVAHKDAIVLAVKSLPPQTLINLAMFGTSVQPLFSESQPCNDDTMQQICESVEALPAAGSPPDVLAALDWAMGQPQHKAHPRQLFLLTAASPMATVTHQTLDLMRWHRGAARCFSFGLGPACPQLLQGLSALSRGQAYFLRPGERLQPMLVQALRKALEPALSDVSVDWFVPDAVEALLTPREIPALYPGDQLLGYCSLFRVDGFRPRPPGGQEPGWQSLGGSVFPSPEEVLSATSPGTEPTGTLEPLGTTTVSAELSSPWAVGDSEQNECPGTRVAVLEEEWAVGETGLGSILLLPAGADALTDLVTDPGPNLSSDTAIWHRIFQSSYIREQYVLTHCSASPEPGPGSTGSSKSPGSQGPGSSEGSIPLDPPSQQGCRSLAWGEPAGSRSCPLPPPPLAPVKTGALSAEVLGRRRRAALAGRSLSSPPGRVYPVPGHSQHPSLGTGPNGPGPESGQQRGQGLDNSGNLLSPAPMDWDMLMEPPFLFTAVPPNGELAPPAVPPPPQAPHCHVVIRALCGEQPMCWEVGIGLETLWGSEEDGSLPLSPTEREGAWDQALHRLTAASVVRDNEQLALRRGTETMAGQGRARRSWLRALQTSKVSSAPSCFTYPVAVDATTREVLPSALQVRSSEPVEPPSTLPASQGHLDTVALPTVVHSKGLQAGSLAGGWNLDQNSNSKSATGNLAAPTRSPHCLPLQPPSRLSLGSGAARGPECHRLRNPGRASDSNSEGSNHDYLPLVRLQEAPGSFRLDAPFCAAVHIPQERLCRASPFAVHRASLSPTSASSPWALLGQGVGQGNSTTASCSPSHSSGSEGLGQVDSGWGSDTEASERGDGPASADLRGRTWATAVALAWLEHRCAAAFGEWELAAAKADCWLQAQHLPDGLDLAALKAAARGLFLLLRHWDQNLQLHLLCYSPANV is encoded by the exons ATGCCCGGCCTGTACTGCCCCTCCAGCTGGACGCCGCTGCCCCTCACGGACTCTTGGGTCCGGGCCTGCGCCAACGGCCCCTGCCTCAGCCTGCGGGCCCGGCTCACCTACCACAACCCGCAACCACAGCCTGTGGACG GCGTGTTCGTGTACCCACTAGCGGAGGCCGAAGTGGTATCGGGCTTCGAAGCGGAGGCAGCTGGACGTCGCGTCTCCTTCCAGCTGCAGAGTCGCCGCCGCTCTCAGGCCTCTTGCTGCACCGCGCTGGGCCCGGCGCTGGGGGCCTCAATGCCGCGCCGCTGTGCGCGGG GTCATCTTGTGCTGGATCTGGCCCAGGCCCGGTCCACACTGGTGCTGCCCACTGGCCTCATCGCTGCAGCTGGCACCATGACAGTGACCCTGTGCAGCAGCCGGGAGTTGCCCTCAAGGCCTGATGGGGTACTGCGCGTGGCTCTGCCCTCTGTGCTCACCCCACTGGCCCCACCAGGCCCACCGGGGCCCCCCAGGCCTCCGGGGCTCTGTGACGACAGGTTGGGCCTATG CCCCACCAGCTGCTTCGGGGTGGGCAGCCCTCAGGAGGAAGGGCTGACCTGGGAGGAGCCAGCTGCCCCTCAGGATGTGTTCTCAGGCCCTGCCCGCTGCCCCGCCCCATACACCTTCTCCTTCGAGATGCTGGTGACTGGGCCATGCCTGCTGGCAG GCCTAGAAAGCCCCTCTCATGCTTTGCGGGCAGACGCACCCCCTCATGCAAGCTCTGCAGCCACCATCTGCGTCACACTAGCAGAGGGCCACCGCTGTGACCGGGTCTTGGAGATCCTGCTGCACCCCAGTG AACCCCACCAGCCGCACCTGatgctggaggctggaagtctgagttCAGCAGAATACGAGGCCCAGGTGAGGGCCCGCCGGGATTTCCAGAGGTTGCAGCGAAGGGACAATGATGGAGACCAGCAG GTGTGGTTCCTGCAGCGACGCTTCCACAAGGACATCCTGCTGAACCCTGTGCTGGTGCTGAGCTTCTGCCCAGACCTGAGCTCCAAGCCTGGACACCTGGGCACAGCTACACGGGAGCTCCTCTTCCTGTTGGATGGCAGCAGTGTAGCACACAAG GATGCCATAGTTTTGGCTGTGAAGTCACTCCCACCCCAGACGCTCATCAACCTGGCCATGTTTGGCACATCCGTGCAGCCCCTCTTCTCAGAGAGCCAGCCTTGCAATGAT GACACCATGCAGCAGATCTGTGAGAGTGTTGAGGCCCTGCCAGCTGCAGGCAGTCCGCCAGACGTGCTGGCTGCTCTGGACTGGGCCATGGGGCAGCCCCAGCACAAGGCCCACCCCCGGCAGCTGTTCCTGCTCACTGCTGCCTCACCCATGGCCACTGTTACACACCAAACTCTGGATCTCATGAGGTGGCACAGGGGGGCAGCCAG GTGCTTCTCCTTTGGGCTAGGGCCTGCCTGCCCCCAGCTGCTCCAGGGTCTGTCTGCCCTCAGTAGGGGCCAGGCCTACTTCCTGAGGCCTGGGGAGAGACTGCAGCCCATG CTGGTGCAGGCTCTGCGCAAGGCCCTGGAGCCCGCTTTGAGCGACGTCTCTGTGGACTGGTTTGTGCCTGATGCGGTGGAGGCACTGCTGACTCCCCGGGAGATCCCAGCACTCTACCCTGGGGACCAGCTGCTCGGTTACTGCTCACTCTTCAGGGTGGATGGCTTCCGGCCACGTCCCCCAGGG GGTCAAGAACCTGGCTGGCAGAGCTTGGGTGGCTCTGTGTTCCCATCCCCAGAGGAAGTGCTATCTGCCACCAGTCCTGGCACTGAGCCCACTGGCACCTTGGAGCCTCTGGGAACAACCACTGTGTCAGCGGAGCTGTCCAGCCCATGGGCTGTTGGGGACTCAGAGCAGAATGAGTGCCCAGGTACACGTGTGGCTGTGTTGGAGGAGGAGTGGGCAGTGGGGGAAACGGGACTGGGATCCATTCTCCTGCTCCCAGCAGGTGCTGATGCTCTGACAGACCTAGTCACAGATCCTGGACCCAACCTCTCCTCTGACACAGCCATATGGCACCGCATCTTTCAGTCCTCATACATCCGCGAGCAGTATGTGCTCACCCACTGCTCTGCCAGCCCTGAGCCAGGTCCAGGTTCTACAGGGAGCAGCAAGTCCCCTGGCTCCCAGGGCCCTGGGTCCTCCGAGGGCAGTATTCCCCTGGATCCCCCTTCTCAGCAGGGCTGCCgcagcctggcctggggagaACCTGCAGGCTCCCgctcctgccccctgcctccacccccactggCTCCAGTCAAG ACTGGAGCCTTGAGTGCTGAGGTGCTGGGTCGTCGACGCAGAGCAGCTTTGGCTGGCCGAAGCCTCTCATCGCCCCCAGGTCGGGTATACCCAGTCCCTGGCCACTCCCAGCACCCCTCTCTTGGGACAGGACCAAATGGGCCAGGCCCTGAGTCAGGGCAGCAGCGGGGACAGGGCCTGGACAACTCAG GAAACCTGCTCTCCCCAGCCCCCATGGATTGGGACATGTTAATGGAACCACCCTTCTTGTTCACGGCTGTGCCCCCCAATGGGGAGTTAGCCCCTCCAGCAGTGCCACCACCTCCCCAGGCTCCACACTGCCATGTGGTGATCCGGGCCCTGTGTGGGGAGCAGCCTATGTGCTGGGAGGTGGGCATTGGGCTAGAGACACTCTGGGGGTCTGAGGAAGATGGCTCACTGCCTCTATCACCCACTGAAAGAGAAGGTGCTTGGGACCAAGCACTCCATCGGCTGACAGCAGCCTCTGTGGTCCGGGACAATGAGCAGCTGGCTCTCCGAAGAGGGACAGAGACCATGGCTGGCCAGG GCCGTGCCCGGAGGTCCTGGCTCCGAGCCCTTCAGACAAGCAAGGTCAGCTCTGCCCCCTCCTGCTTCACCTATCCTGTAGCTGTGGATGCTACCACTAGGGAAGTCTTGCCTTCCGCCCTGCAGGTGCGGAGCTCAG AGCCAGTCGAGCCCCCAAGCACTCTTCCTGCCTCTCAGGGCCATTTAGATACAGTGGCTCTGCCCACAGTTGTCCACTCTAAAG GACTTCAGGCAGGCTCTCTGGCAGGTGGCTGGAACCTGGACCAAAATAGCAACTCCAAGTCTGCTACAGGGAATCTTGCAGCCCCCACCAGAAGTCCTCATTGCCTGCCCCTGCAGCCTCCCTCTAGGCTCAGCCTGGGCAGTGGTGCAGCCAGAGGTCCAGAGTGCCACAGACTCCGCAACCCAGGCCGGGCCAGTGACAGCAACAGTGAAGGCAGCAACCATGACTACCTGCCCTTG GTGCGGCTGCAGGAGGCACCTGGCTCCTTCCGTCTGGACGCACCCTTTTGTGCAGCAGTGCACATCCCACAGGAGCGTCTGTGCCGAGCCTCACCCTTTGCTGTGCACCGTGCCAGCCTCAGCCCCACCTCAGCCTCATCTCCCTGGGCACTTCTGGGCCAGGGTGTTGGCCAGGGCAACAGCACCACGGCCTCCTGCAGTCCATCTCACAGCTCGGGTTCTGAGGGTCTGGGCCAGGTGGACAGTGGGTGGGGTTCAGACACGGAGGCCTCAGAGAGGGGAGATGGGCCAGCCAGCGCTGATCTGCGGGGCCGGACCTGGGCCACAGCTGTGGCACTGGCATGGCTGGAGCACCGCTGTGCTGCTGCCTTTGGAGAGTGGGAACTGGCAGCAGCTAAGGCTGACTGCTGGCTACAGGCCCAGCACCTGCCCGATGGCCTTGATCTGGCTGCCCTCAAGGCTGCAGCCCGGGGTCTCTTCTTGCTGTTACGCCACTGGGACCAAAATCTGCAGCTACACCTGCTGTGCTACAGCCCGGCAAATGTGTAA
- the VWA5B2 gene encoding von Willebrand factor A domain-containing protein 5B2 isoform X4 — protein sequence MKGRPFRAGAGPAPAGPTPLRGHRAAAAGVRSWCPPGTRTACVPGCGGGSIHPGAIVVPRTPQRRRRGIMPGLYCPSSWTPLPLTDSWVRACANGPCLSLRARLTYHNPQPQPVDGVFVYPLAEAEVVSGFEAEAAGRRVSFQLQSRRRSQASCCTALGPALGASMPRRCARGHLVLDLAQARSTLVLPTGLIAAAGTMTVTLCSSRELPSRPDGVLRVALPSVLTPLAPPGPPGPPRPPGLCDDRLGLCPTSCFGVGSPQEEGLTWEEPAAPQDVFSGPARCPAPYTFSFEMLVTGPCLLAGLESPSHALRADAPPHASSAATICVTLAEGHRCDRVLEILLHPSEPHQPHLMLEAGSLSSAEYEAQVRARRDFQRLQRRDNDGDQQVWFLQRRFHKDILLNPVLVLSFCPDLSSKPGHLGTATRELLFLLDGSSVAHKDAIVLAVKSLPPQTLINLAMFGTSVQPLFSESQPCNDDTMQQICESVEALPAAGSPPDVLAALDWAMGQPQHKAHPRQLFLLTAASPMATVTHQTLDLMRWHRGAARCFSFGLGPACPQLLQGLSALSRGQAYFLRPGERLQPMLVQALRKALEPALSDVSVDWFVPDAVEALLTPREIPALYPGDQLLGYCSLFRVDGFRPRPPGGQEPGWQSLGGSVFPSPEEVLSATSPGTEPTGTLEPLGTTTVSAELSSPWAVGDSEQNECPGADALTDLVTDPGPNLSSDTAIWHRIFQSSYIREQYVLTHCSASPEPGPGSTGSSKSPGSQGPGSSEGSIPLDPPSQQGCRSLAWGEPAGSRSCPLPPPPLAPVKTGALSAEVLGRRRRAALAGRSLSSPPGRVYPVPGHSQHPSLGTGPNGPGPESGQQRGQGLDNSGNLLSPAPMDWDMLMEPPFLFTAVPPNGELAPPAVPPPPQAPHCHVVIRALCGEQPMCWEVGIGLETLWGSEEDGSLPLSPTEREGAWDQALHRLTAASVVRDNEQLALRRGTETMAGQGRARRSWLRALQTSKVSSAPSCFTYPVAVDATTREVLPSALQVRSSEPVEPPSTLPASQGHLDTVALPTVVHSKGLQAGSLAGGWNLDQNSNSKSATGNLAAPTRSPHCLPLQPPSRLSLGSGAARGPECHRLRNPGRASDSNSEGSNHDYLPLVRLQEAPGSFRLDAPFCAAVHIPQERLCRASPFAVHRASLSPTSASSPWALLGQGVGQGNSTTASCSPSHSSGSEGLGQVDSGWGSDTEASERGDGPASADLRGRTWATAVALAWLEHRCAAAFGEWELAAAKADCWLQAQHLPDGLDLAALKAAARGLFLLLRHWDQNLQLHLLCYSPANV from the exons ATGAAGGGGCGGCCTTTCCGAGCGGGGGCGGGACCAGCACCCGCCGGGCCGACGCCCCTGCGAGGACACAGAGCGGCTGCAGCTGGAGTCCGGAGCTGGTGCCCGCCAGGTACAAGGACTGCCTGCGTCCCGGGGTGCGGAGGCGGCAGCATCCATCCTGGTGCCATCGTGGTGCCCAGAACTCCGCAGAGGAGGCGACG gggTATCATGCCCGGCCTGTACTGCCCCTCCAGCTGGACGCCGCTGCCCCTCACGGACTCTTGGGTCCGGGCCTGCGCCAACGGCCCCTGCCTCAGCCTGCGGGCCCGGCTCACCTACCACAACCCGCAACCACAGCCTGTGGACG GCGTGTTCGTGTACCCACTAGCGGAGGCCGAAGTGGTATCGGGCTTCGAAGCGGAGGCAGCTGGACGTCGCGTCTCCTTCCAGCTGCAGAGTCGCCGCCGCTCTCAGGCCTCTTGCTGCACCGCGCTGGGCCCGGCGCTGGGGGCCTCAATGCCGCGCCGCTGTGCGCGGG GTCATCTTGTGCTGGATCTGGCCCAGGCCCGGTCCACACTGGTGCTGCCCACTGGCCTCATCGCTGCAGCTGGCACCATGACAGTGACCCTGTGCAGCAGCCGGGAGTTGCCCTCAAGGCCTGATGGGGTACTGCGCGTGGCTCTGCCCTCTGTGCTCACCCCACTGGCCCCACCAGGCCCACCGGGGCCCCCCAGGCCTCCGGGGCTCTGTGACGACAGGTTGGGCCTATG CCCCACCAGCTGCTTCGGGGTGGGCAGCCCTCAGGAGGAAGGGCTGACCTGGGAGGAGCCAGCTGCCCCTCAGGATGTGTTCTCAGGCCCTGCCCGCTGCCCCGCCCCATACACCTTCTCCTTCGAGATGCTGGTGACTGGGCCATGCCTGCTGGCAG GCCTAGAAAGCCCCTCTCATGCTTTGCGGGCAGACGCACCCCCTCATGCAAGCTCTGCAGCCACCATCTGCGTCACACTAGCAGAGGGCCACCGCTGTGACCGGGTCTTGGAGATCCTGCTGCACCCCAGTG AACCCCACCAGCCGCACCTGatgctggaggctggaagtctgagttCAGCAGAATACGAGGCCCAGGTGAGGGCCCGCCGGGATTTCCAGAGGTTGCAGCGAAGGGACAATGATGGAGACCAGCAG GTGTGGTTCCTGCAGCGACGCTTCCACAAGGACATCCTGCTGAACCCTGTGCTGGTGCTGAGCTTCTGCCCAGACCTGAGCTCCAAGCCTGGACACCTGGGCACAGCTACACGGGAGCTCCTCTTCCTGTTGGATGGCAGCAGTGTAGCACACAAG GATGCCATAGTTTTGGCTGTGAAGTCACTCCCACCCCAGACGCTCATCAACCTGGCCATGTTTGGCACATCCGTGCAGCCCCTCTTCTCAGAGAGCCAGCCTTGCAATGAT GACACCATGCAGCAGATCTGTGAGAGTGTTGAGGCCCTGCCAGCTGCAGGCAGTCCGCCAGACGTGCTGGCTGCTCTGGACTGGGCCATGGGGCAGCCCCAGCACAAGGCCCACCCCCGGCAGCTGTTCCTGCTCACTGCTGCCTCACCCATGGCCACTGTTACACACCAAACTCTGGATCTCATGAGGTGGCACAGGGGGGCAGCCAG GTGCTTCTCCTTTGGGCTAGGGCCTGCCTGCCCCCAGCTGCTCCAGGGTCTGTCTGCCCTCAGTAGGGGCCAGGCCTACTTCCTGAGGCCTGGGGAGAGACTGCAGCCCATG CTGGTGCAGGCTCTGCGCAAGGCCCTGGAGCCCGCTTTGAGCGACGTCTCTGTGGACTGGTTTGTGCCTGATGCGGTGGAGGCACTGCTGACTCCCCGGGAGATCCCAGCACTCTACCCTGGGGACCAGCTGCTCGGTTACTGCTCACTCTTCAGGGTGGATGGCTTCCGGCCACGTCCCCCAGGG GGTCAAGAACCTGGCTGGCAGAGCTTGGGTGGCTCTGTGTTCCCATCCCCAGAGGAAGTGCTATCTGCCACCAGTCCTGGCACTGAGCCCACTGGCACCTTGGAGCCTCTGGGAACAACCACTGTGTCAGCGGAGCTGTCCAGCCCATGGGCTGTTGGGGACTCAGAGCAGAATGAGTGCCCAG GTGCTGATGCTCTGACAGACCTAGTCACAGATCCTGGACCCAACCTCTCCTCTGACACAGCCATATGGCACCGCATCTTTCAGTCCTCATACATCCGCGAGCAGTATGTGCTCACCCACTGCTCTGCCAGCCCTGAGCCAGGTCCAGGTTCTACAGGGAGCAGCAAGTCCCCTGGCTCCCAGGGCCCTGGGTCCTCCGAGGGCAGTATTCCCCTGGATCCCCCTTCTCAGCAGGGCTGCCgcagcctggcctggggagaACCTGCAGGCTCCCgctcctgccccctgcctccacccccactggCTCCAGTCAAG ACTGGAGCCTTGAGTGCTGAGGTGCTGGGTCGTCGACGCAGAGCAGCTTTGGCTGGCCGAAGCCTCTCATCGCCCCCAGGTCGGGTATACCCAGTCCCTGGCCACTCCCAGCACCCCTCTCTTGGGACAGGACCAAATGGGCCAGGCCCTGAGTCAGGGCAGCAGCGGGGACAGGGCCTGGACAACTCAG GAAACCTGCTCTCCCCAGCCCCCATGGATTGGGACATGTTAATGGAACCACCCTTCTTGTTCACGGCTGTGCCCCCCAATGGGGAGTTAGCCCCTCCAGCAGTGCCACCACCTCCCCAGGCTCCACACTGCCATGTGGTGATCCGGGCCCTGTGTGGGGAGCAGCCTATGTGCTGGGAGGTGGGCATTGGGCTAGAGACACTCTGGGGGTCTGAGGAAGATGGCTCACTGCCTCTATCACCCACTGAAAGAGAAGGTGCTTGGGACCAAGCACTCCATCGGCTGACAGCAGCCTCTGTGGTCCGGGACAATGAGCAGCTGGCTCTCCGAAGAGGGACAGAGACCATGGCTGGCCAGG GCCGTGCCCGGAGGTCCTGGCTCCGAGCCCTTCAGACAAGCAAGGTCAGCTCTGCCCCCTCCTGCTTCACCTATCCTGTAGCTGTGGATGCTACCACTAGGGAAGTCTTGCCTTCCGCCCTGCAGGTGCGGAGCTCAG AGCCAGTCGAGCCCCCAAGCACTCTTCCTGCCTCTCAGGGCCATTTAGATACAGTGGCTCTGCCCACAGTTGTCCACTCTAAAG GACTTCAGGCAGGCTCTCTGGCAGGTGGCTGGAACCTGGACCAAAATAGCAACTCCAAGTCTGCTACAGGGAATCTTGCAGCCCCCACCAGAAGTCCTCATTGCCTGCCCCTGCAGCCTCCCTCTAGGCTCAGCCTGGGCAGTGGTGCAGCCAGAGGTCCAGAGTGCCACAGACTCCGCAACCCAGGCCGGGCCAGTGACAGCAACAGTGAAGGCAGCAACCATGACTACCTGCCCTTG GTGCGGCTGCAGGAGGCACCTGGCTCCTTCCGTCTGGACGCACCCTTTTGTGCAGCAGTGCACATCCCACAGGAGCGTCTGTGCCGAGCCTCACCCTTTGCTGTGCACCGTGCCAGCCTCAGCCCCACCTCAGCCTCATCTCCCTGGGCACTTCTGGGCCAGGGTGTTGGCCAGGGCAACAGCACCACGGCCTCCTGCAGTCCATCTCACAGCTCGGGTTCTGAGGGTCTGGGCCAGGTGGACAGTGGGTGGGGTTCAGACACGGAGGCCTCAGAGAGGGGAGATGGGCCAGCCAGCGCTGATCTGCGGGGCCGGACCTGGGCCACAGCTGTGGCACTGGCATGGCTGGAGCACCGCTGTGCTGCTGCCTTTGGAGAGTGGGAACTGGCAGCAGCTAAGGCTGACTGCTGGCTACAGGCCCAGCACCTGCCCGATGGCCTTGATCTGGCTGCCCTCAAGGCTGCAGCCCGGGGTCTCTTCTTGCTGTTACGCCACTGGGACCAAAATCTGCAGCTACACCTGCTGTGCTACAGCCCGGCAAATGTGTAA